The Corynebacterium qintianiae genome has a window encoding:
- the nadC gene encoding carboxylating nicotinate-nucleotide diphosphorylase, with translation MHPLNEKLTRTLLATALKEDLAYGPDATTLATVAEDDVSRARFVSRKAGVVAGLDVIRWALDSSEATVTLLKRDGDRIAPGDTLAQVEAPTRTLLTTERTILNILSHASGIATATRRWVDAVNGTGARIRDTRKTLPGMRDLQKYAVRAGGGVNHRMGLGDAAMIKDNHVAAVSDNGAEGVVAALDAVRSHAPNLPCEVEVDTLDQLDALLGLPEPPELVLLDNFSIGATAEAVRRRNEAAPGCALESSGGLSLDQAHAYASTGVDYLAVGALTHSVTALDIGLDY, from the coding sequence ATGCACCCGCTCAACGAGAAGTTGACCCGCACGCTCCTCGCTACTGCACTTAAGGAGGACCTGGCCTACGGCCCCGACGCGACCACGCTGGCTACGGTCGCGGAGGACGACGTCTCCCGTGCCCGCTTCGTCTCGCGGAAGGCGGGTGTCGTGGCAGGCCTGGACGTCATCCGTTGGGCTCTCGACAGCTCCGAAGCTACCGTGACGCTACTGAAGCGCGACGGCGACCGCATCGCACCCGGTGACACCCTCGCCCAAGTCGAGGCACCCACCCGCACGCTGCTGACCACGGAGCGCACGATCCTCAACATCCTGAGCCACGCCAGCGGCATCGCCACCGCCACACGCCGCTGGGTCGATGCTGTAAACGGCACCGGCGCACGCATCCGTGACACCCGCAAGACGCTGCCCGGCATGCGCGATCTGCAGAAGTACGCCGTGCGCGCTGGCGGGGGTGTCAACCACCGCATGGGGCTGGGCGATGCCGCCATGATCAAGGACAACCACGTTGCGGCGGTCTCCGACAACGGTGCCGAAGGGGTGGTCGCCGCGCTCGACGCCGTGCGGAGCCACGCCCCGAACCTGCCCTGCGAGGTTGAGGTGGACACGCTCGACCAACTCGACGCACTTCTGGGTCTGCCCGAGCCGCCCGAGCTCGTCCTGCTGGACAACTTCAGCATCGGCGCCACGGCCGAAGCAGTGCGACGCCGAAATGAAGCCGCACCCGGGTGCGCACTGGAATCCTCGGGCGGGTTGTCGCTCGATCAAGCACATGCTTACGCCTCGACGGGCGTGGACTACCTCGCGGTAGGAGCGCTGACCCATTCCGTCACCGCACTCGATATCGGGCTGGACTACTAA
- a CDS encoding FUSC family protein, with protein MAKERMGTRARLKSVDLSLGARATRVRKRLLPILQTALAAGIAYWIASEIFGHAQPFFAPISVIIIIGMTGGERITKAGDISLGCILGVLVGDLLFYRIGAGGWQIAVIVAGALLIASFFSRSQLVNNQVAIGSVLIATIMPPGGEVTGIDRTVDAFVGAAVAMVTLALIPQGPVGTARREIAKVMELMSSVLDDVADGLRGGGAAVIDDALESIRGSQNDIDAMSTALASGAESARLSPFLWGSRRYVHSLELVIPPVDTAIRTTRVLARRAHILCGDRDEVSPEQIALIDALANVCLEISDIYEVNSRKLQSVAIPRIVNELRILGGRTGMDVIPDGGVLSAYVILAQTRSLIVDLLQVCGMSRESAAAVLTPTSTSPKYPPERYV; from the coding sequence ATGGCAAAAGAGAGGATGGGCACCCGCGCCCGGTTGAAGTCCGTCGACCTTTCGCTCGGAGCCCGCGCGACTCGAGTGCGCAAGCGGCTACTTCCCATCCTGCAAACCGCACTCGCCGCGGGCATCGCCTACTGGATCGCCAGCGAGATCTTCGGGCACGCGCAGCCTTTCTTCGCGCCGATCTCGGTGATCATCATCATCGGCATGACCGGTGGCGAGCGCATCACCAAGGCGGGGGACATCTCGCTGGGCTGCATCCTCGGCGTGCTGGTGGGGGACCTGCTGTTCTACCGTATCGGGGCGGGCGGATGGCAGATCGCGGTCATTGTCGCCGGCGCGCTGCTCATCGCCTCGTTCTTCTCGCGTTCACAGCTGGTGAACAACCAGGTCGCGATCGGCTCCGTGCTCATCGCCACGATCATGCCCCCGGGCGGGGAGGTTACGGGCATCGACCGCACGGTGGATGCGTTCGTCGGTGCGGCTGTGGCGATGGTGACGCTGGCGCTCATTCCGCAGGGCCCGGTGGGTACCGCGCGCCGGGAGATTGCAAAGGTGATGGAGCTGATGTCGTCGGTGCTTGACGATGTCGCCGACGGCCTCCGCGGCGGCGGCGCGGCCGTGATCGATGACGCGCTCGAGTCGATCCGTGGTTCGCAGAACGACATCGACGCCATGTCCACCGCGCTGGCCTCGGGCGCCGAGTCTGCGCGCCTCTCCCCGTTCCTGTGGGGCTCACGCCGCTACGTGCACTCGCTGGAGTTGGTCATCCCACCGGTCGATACTGCGATACGCACGACGCGCGTGCTCGCCCGCCGCGCCCATATTCTGTGCGGCGACCGGGACGAGGTCTCGCCCGAGCAAATCGCGCTTATCGACGCCCTCGCCAACGTCTGCCTCGAGATCTCCGACATCTACGAGGTGAACTCGCGCAAGCTCCAGTCCGTGGCAATCCCGCGCATCGTCAATGAGCTGCGTATTCTCGGCGGTCGCACCGGCATGGACGTCATCCCCGACGGTGGTGTTCTCTCTGCGTACGTGATCCTGGCTCAGACCCGGTCGCTGATCGTGGACCTGCTGCAGGTATGCGGCATGTCGCGAGAGTCGGCGGCGGCGGTGCTGACGCCGACATCGACGAGCCCGAAGTACCCGCCGGAGCGCTACGTTTAG
- the fbaA gene encoding class II fructose-bisphosphate aldolase, with protein MPIATPEVYNEMFDRAKENGFAFPAINCTSSETINAAIKGFAEAESDGIIQFSTGGAEFGSGLGVKNKVAGATALAAFAHEIAKHYDVNIALHTDHCQKEVLDEYVRPLIAISQERVDRGELPLFQSHMWDGSAIPIDENLEIAKELLAKAHAANIILEVEIGVVGGEEDGVEAKAGANLYTVAEDFEKTIDALTLGEHGRYLLAATFGNVHGVYKPGNVKLRPDVLDMGQKTAIAKLGLQEGSKPFDFVFHGGSGSEKEKIEEALSYGVVKMNVDTDTQYAFTRPIAGHMFSNFDGVLKVDGEVGNKKVYDPRSYLKKAEQSMSERVIEACQDLHSVGKSVSK; from the coding sequence ATGCCTATCGCAACCCCCGAGGTCTACAACGAGATGTTCGACCGGGCGAAGGAGAACGGCTTCGCCTTCCCGGCCATCAACTGCACCTCGTCCGAGACCATCAACGCGGCCATCAAGGGTTTCGCCGAGGCTGAGTCCGACGGCATCATCCAGTTCTCCACCGGCGGCGCCGAGTTCGGCTCCGGTCTGGGCGTGAAGAACAAGGTCGCCGGCGCCACCGCGCTCGCCGCTTTCGCGCACGAGATTGCCAAGCACTATGACGTCAACATCGCGCTACACACCGACCACTGCCAGAAGGAGGTGCTCGACGAGTACGTCCGCCCGCTCATCGCCATCTCTCAGGAGCGCGTCGACCGCGGTGAGCTGCCACTGTTCCAATCCCACATGTGGGACGGCTCGGCCATCCCGATCGATGAGAACCTGGAGATCGCCAAGGAGCTGCTGGCCAAGGCGCATGCGGCGAACATCATCCTCGAGGTGGAGATCGGTGTCGTCGGCGGCGAGGAGGACGGCGTCGAGGCGAAGGCTGGCGCGAACCTGTACACGGTTGCGGAGGACTTCGAGAAGACCATCGATGCTCTGACCTTGGGTGAGCACGGCCGCTACCTGTTGGCCGCCACCTTCGGCAACGTCCACGGCGTGTACAAGCCGGGCAACGTGAAGCTGCGCCCGGATGTGCTGGACATGGGCCAGAAGACCGCGATCGCCAAGCTCGGTCTCCAGGAGGGCTCCAAGCCGTTCGACTTCGTTTTCCACGGCGGCTCCGGTTCCGAGAAGGAGAAGATCGAGGAGGCTCTGTCCTACGGCGTGGTGAAGATGAACGTGGACACCGACACCCAGTACGCGTTCACCCGCCCGATCGCGGGCCACATGTTCTCCAACTTCGACGGCGTGCTCAAGGTCGACGGCGAGGTGGGCAACAAAAAGGTCTACGACCCGCGCTCCTACCTGAAGAAGGCGGAGCAGTCCATGTCCGAGCGCGTCATCGAGGCGTGCCAGGACCTGCACTCCGTGGGCAAGTCCGTGTCCAAGTAA